A region of Burkholderiales bacterium JOSHI_001 DNA encodes the following proteins:
- a CDS encoding mce related protein (PFAM: mce related protein), with translation MKRRANPTLIGLFVVGALVLALGTVIALAGGSLFQRKERAVMYFSGSIYGLQVGAPVVFRGVRLGSVVDIGLAYDKKRENFAIPVTAEIERGVVRGGRGNVDADAAPSVAALVQRGLRAQLAMQSILTGQLYVDLDFRPDRAGEKLGAAGGPTEIPTVSNSIQDLQNQIEGLDLRKLVDDVSAIAGSARQLVSGPELAQALRDTQAITTSLKSITRRLDKQIDPLVAQARGALSSTERAMNSTDTAMKGAERTLASADAAVKTAESTIKSAQPALAQLEGAVQRIDTAAARVGALASPDAPLLKSLQATADELSRSAAALRDSTADDGTLMLNLQRALRETSQAARSLRELTDLLDRQPESLLRGRQSPR, from the coding sequence ATGAAACGACGCGCCAACCCCACCCTGATCGGCCTGTTCGTTGTCGGCGCCCTGGTGCTGGCGCTGGGCACCGTCATCGCGCTGGCGGGCGGCAGCCTGTTCCAGCGCAAGGAGCGCGCGGTGATGTACTTCAGCGGCAGCATCTACGGCCTGCAGGTGGGTGCGCCGGTGGTGTTCCGTGGCGTCCGGCTGGGCAGCGTGGTGGACATCGGCCTGGCCTACGACAAGAAGCGCGAGAACTTCGCCATTCCCGTCACCGCCGAGATCGAACGCGGCGTGGTCCGCGGCGGGCGCGGCAACGTGGACGCCGACGCCGCGCCGTCGGTGGCCGCCCTGGTGCAGCGCGGCCTGCGTGCGCAACTGGCCATGCAGAGCATCCTCACCGGACAGCTCTACGTGGACCTGGACTTCCGCCCCGACCGCGCCGGCGAGAAGCTGGGCGCGGCCGGTGGGCCGACCGAGATTCCCACCGTGTCCAACTCCATCCAGGACCTGCAGAACCAGATCGAAGGCCTGGACCTGCGCAAGCTGGTGGACGATGTGTCGGCCATCGCCGGCTCGGCGCGCCAGCTGGTCAGCGGGCCCGAACTGGCCCAGGCGCTGCGCGACACCCAGGCCATCACCACCAGCCTGAAGAGCATCACCAGGCGGCTGGACAAGCAGATCGACCCGCTGGTGGCGCAGGCGCGCGGGGCGCTGTCCAGCACCGAGCGCGCCATGAACAGCACCGACACCGCGATGAAGGGCGCCGAGCGCACCCTGGCCAGCGCCGACGCAGCGGTGAAAACCGCCGAAAGCACCATCAAGAGCGCCCAGCCCGCGCTGGCGCAGCTGGAAGGGGCGGTGCAACGCATCGACACCGCGGCCGCCCGGGTGGGCGCACTGGCCTCGCCCGACGCCCCGTTGTTGAAGAGCCTGCAGGCCACCGCCGACGAACTTTCGCGCAGTGCCGCCGCCCTGCGCGACAGCACCGCCGACGACGGCACCCTGATGCTGAACCTGCAGCGCGCACTGAGGGAAACCTCGCAGGCCGCCCGTTCCTTGCGCGAGTTGACCGACCTGCTGGACCGCCAGCCCGAATCGCTGCTGCGTGGCCGCCAATCGCCGCGCTGA